The Limanda limanda chromosome 13, fLimLim1.1, whole genome shotgun sequence region TCACgtcctggttctgtctgtgtcttgttAACACTCATCAtctgcctccctctgtccaCAGAACTCGCTTGAGAGCTTTCAAAGACCAAGAGAGTTCGAATTGCGACGGAAGTAGTCATTCTGGAAGACGAGAGCAAACCCAGACAGAAGAAAAAAGCCGTTGGAAAATGAAATGAGcagcaataaagaaaacatctttcaaaaaTGTACATGCACTCTTTTATATGAttgaacaattttttttattgaacatgCTGGTACCTGTAATGGACACTGGGAGGTGCTACACACAATGTTTCACAGCTTTCAAGATCTGACTGTGTTCTTGAGATCCAATATTTTTGCTGTCGatactgaaaagaaaaattatatttgttagATATCATTAGATTCCAGTTATGCAGCCGTCGTCCTGACTAGTCTCACTAAGAGTTATTATTTCTATCAGAAGATTCACCAACCTACATATAAGGTTTTGTTGAGTGTCCCCAAGTAAAGAGCAGATACTTGTCCCTGTGTTTGCTTGGGTTCCTCTGCAGATTCTAACTCGTCTGTCGTTCTTCTCAGAGTCAGGTCTGGTTTCTTTCCAGGTTCAataatctttgttttgttgtatatGTTCATCTTTTACCTCGTCTGACAATTCAAACCAATAAGAACAAGATAAGGGAGAAGGGCAATTAGACAGTTCATCGGCTTTCCGTTAAGTCAgagaacatattaaaagaagcatttatgttttttattaatcccagaaaaacaagacaatcaaACCTAATGTCACCACTGATACAAAAGTCAGTTAAACAGACACCACCACTGCTCAGTTTATTTTCATAGATGTCTTGAAAATAAGATATATCATTATCATTCTCCCAGAGTTGCAATTACAAATTAAGGGAACaaattgtttcatcaacaaaggcACTGGAAAAGTAACACTGTGCTGAGCTTAACTCTTCTTGAAGCTGTGCCTAACAAAACACACTAGACGGCTCCAAGTAAATTCTTATATCAAACTTTTGCAAACAAAAAATCTAATACGAGAGCCCTGGAACGCGTTAACATTTTTCACACCGATTGATCATGACCAGAcgaacaaaaaagtctcaaggggaaTTACGAAAAacgttttgcatttagtggccattttccacatttttactttgaggtacttcagtgttaatttcgttgacgataacgataacgaaaaatattcgttaacgccccttttcccatgactaagatgagacgaagacgtaacgaaaacggatctttgaaaataaaaactatgacgaaatctattttaattttgaaacgaaaatgttgacggttgactaagtcaacaatttttaaaaacataatcgtatcaggccgtcatgaagtacccggagcggcgagtgtgtgtgtctgtgtgtgtgcgtgtgtgtgtgtgtggtcccagATAGCGCTCCGGTCccgcggctccgccccctgccgcagcactcgctcagagagacacagtgagatcagagctcgttcacgtgaagcagctgctcagtgactgcttcttaactatggaaacagtgaaaacacagagtttctctggtctcagctgcgctgagatcagcgccgcagcttcttgatcagagcagaagctgcaattggtttctaccgagcttcagtttctgtgtcttcctccggtctgatctgctttcactttttgttttcacatttccccaactaaaatatataggctgcagctatatgttttaatttatttcaaaatagggtacttcttatttcttacatttcccacaaatatggggatgactgaaataaccctacatagttctgcatttaatttatttcaaagtaggcctacacttgcctgtgtattttcttctcctcttcataagcatttggtgtttccctttgttgtaacaggtaaaaataaatgtcaacagttttctttattgttgttctataatttcctaaatgcaataatctacagattactatagtataactttatataaaatgttatcagctttgttatcaaatatgttttgcggctccagacaaattttatttgggggaagagggggcaaaatggctcttttgatagtaaaggttgccgacccctgctatagacctataggagggatatctaatggacaacccaagtactgaaagctagactagtacaaagttgtagacacaacacagggggtccctggacctgagaagggaagataaggagtttaatgtggctatttaatgtgactaaaactagactaaaatgtaattagttttcgtcgactacaactagactaaaatgttctgagttttcgtcgacgaaaactagacttaaactaagaaggataaaaatgactaaatgtgactaaaactaatatgcattttcgtctaaagactaagactaagactaaatcaaaaatagtagccaaaattaacactgaggtacttgtaccagggcttacatcagatcaacttcaaattggaTTGGAAACAACAATTAAACATTCAAATTACAATTTCTACAATTTCAAGGACTGCAGAGCTTTTCTAGGACTGcactttttattagacttttattcttggaaacacattcaatacataaaggagaacacacactgtcattgaatctcacgaaccaagaaaccattgttttaaaacaaacatatttaatcatatgaactagttaggaacacacattcatacggtTCAAGAAACAAACTTTAACcctaaaatgacatgaaaaatagataaattatgtagaaatcaatggaaacaagatatttaaacacaaatctttcgtgttattcaatgagttatattttctggggacataaaactgttaatagtctacttaaaacagtgaactatgaatatgtataatatgactATCTGCTGATATatcctaataaatcttttgtttccAAAGTTGCAACtaaatcacttctctcctttattaATCCTCACGTGTCTCGTACCataggactgaatcttaaaaggggaaatattatgaaaattccacttttatagtgcttctacacgttaatttgggtctctagcatgtctaccgtctCAAAAActctagaaaaaaaacaactcctgcgatttgttgtggttcctctatgtcaaaAACGATACACTAGATGGCGtagaatgggattacgaccagaaCACACGTCATAGTCACGCTTCACGGCTCGGCTCCAACGGCCCGGTCTGCTCGCGGACCCGCCGGTCAGCTCGCGAGCCCGTCTCTCCCAGAGCCAGGCTTtggcccacctgactctggttcaaaacgatatggttgcaagattgtatcgtcgtctccagtagccatatttctacagaggtaatggatagctaaaaatctgggcgcttgtttctcgtgaaggagggaggagggaggaggcactcaaaaacaggtcaatctgaggaaaGCTGTTTTAGACCGGGTAAAAAGGGTTCTGTTTTAagtgatccttgtggtattttgaccaaaatatgttacagacatttcataaagaccccaatgaaccatatcaactgttgtacaatgggcataatatgtctcctttaactctTTAACCACACTCAGAGGaactaaactgtttctctcttgtatgaatcctcacatgtctATTTAGATCGCTCCTTcgcttaaatcttttaccacactcagagcaactaaacggtttctcacctgtatgaatcctcatatgtgtatttagactgctcCTTcgcttaaatcttttaccacactcagagcaactaaacggtctgtcacctgtatgaatcctcatatgtgcaTTTAGATTTGACCTGTggataaatcttttaccacactcagcgcaactaaacggtttctctcctgtatgaatcttcATATGTTTTTTTAGATCATCCCTTTTGGTAAATcctttaccacactcagagcaactaagcggtttctctcctgtatgaatcctcacatgtttatttagatgtgacctttggttaaatgttttaccacactcagcACAACTAAATAGTTTTtctcctgtatgaatcttcatatgtctatttagactgctcctttggttaaatcttttaccacactcagagcaactaagcggtttctctcctgtatgaatcctcatatgtatatttagatgTGATCTGTGGTTAAatgttttaccacactcagagcaactaaacggtctctcacctgtatgaatcctcatatgtgcaTTAAGATGTGACCTGTGGTTacatcttttaccacactcagcgcaactaaacggtttctcacctgtatgaatcctcatatgtgcaTTTAGATTTGACCTGTggataaatcttttaccacactcagcgcaactaaacggtttctctcctgtatgaatcttcATATGTGATTCTAAACTGCCCCTTTCGGAACattttttaccacactcagagcaactaaacggtttctctcctgtatgaatcctcatatgtctttTTAGACCACCTCTTTcggtaaatcttttaccacactcagagcaactaagcggtttctctcctgtatgaatcctcttATGTCTATTTAGACTGCACctatggttaaatcttttaccacactcagagcaactaaacttttttttttctgtcttacatcccatatcATTTAgatgctgtttgttatttcttgtatttaaaccagcctgagtttccctggtctccatccaatcatcctcactgacttcagtctcagaagagtcttcagtcttgtcctcaggacctggttgtaaacttccatcaggacctgagtccctggctggttctggtcctcgagagtctgctctgttctccttcgtctcactcggatgaagctttgatgatttaagtttctcttcatcttcttcactcttcacagcgacaggagtcaatgtgaatttgatatcagcctcctccagtccgtgaagctgctgtccatcctgattggtccacggttcctcctgttcctctttaatgttgGGGTGCTCTGGGTCCTCTTGGTCCACAAGgaggctccactgctgctcctcagagggaacctcttctttaatcaccatcagttgctggacgtctgcaggatacactgaaatacaaacacacgtttatcatttcagagtttcctgaagtgttttgaaaaacttgtgttgtgtggttTAATGTCGacagttgtgatttttgaatgatcacattcaggaagtagagatgttgaggtcgtttacagttggtgtaaCGACGCAGCTCgaaaaggaagcagcataaaacgAGTTTCTGGTAAAACAGTTTTTcatacacagcagcaggttttctgctcagactcgttcacaacagcatcaaatcctcctcattattcaggtgagagttggagcagccgggtgcagcagacagagacaggaagtggcgtattaactccgctgctcgagctgatgctagctaactTTAGCCTGTGAGCGGTTCCTCCTCGATTACGGAGATAAATTATAATCACGTTTATTTCggacaatattgaaatcacgataattcaaacgattatttttgagtttgaaaacatgatgcatttattcagtatttctctCCAAATAACACTTTGTAaacgagaactttgaaatttcttatcattattaaatgtccccatctgcccccccactacaagcacacaagcaggcGGGTGCCTGCTGGAGAATGGCGCTGCGCGGCGCGACCGCTACATTGTGTGGTTCTGCTCCACGTCGGATTCTTTGAATCCGAAGTGTTCCCATACGAGAGAAGTGTTTCGACCCTTTTTGTCGATCAGACGGGACTGCCCTCCCTCAGCCATTTTCCAcccgcgctgttttttaaataccgccggtcaccacacacacaactcgcctccttcactttacagttgcttgagagtgagtgccagtcagctgGGCTGCtttgaatgctttgggggaaggacAGAATTGCGCATGCAATTCCAGaaaatcgtttcaactcgattatattAGTTTGGAGATTGTTTGACCCAAAAATCGTAATCGCGAATAAAATTCgattaattgcacagccctacACTAAGTctctctttattattgtcaacatggaTATTAacgtcaccaacaataataatgttatgtttttaggactagggatgtcacgatacctttcgatgctaaaataacaaaacacagacgatgCCCATGTTTTTGAAGCACCGTAAGCATCGTGAGCGCCGATGCCAGCTgatagcatcggtgctgcgcctcTTGTGGAACTGATTGGGGCAGTATGCTtggttagaaggagagagagaaagagagcatgtATCTTGcaagtagggatgggcattATTAATCGacgattgattaattgatcatttagaattattttttcatcgataaaactattgcatgttcgctatttGGCAGGAAgccggaatatccgagttgccctgaatgCAGCACAGTGATGTtgtcagctggaggaagcagcccggatctagcctccgctgctcggcttcatgtccgcacacggaccatCAGtccacggggaagggaacccggacagacccaggtctgggtgaggggttccgggagtgtgGGCGTGACAACAAcgggactgagaggtcgagaaccgtcaaattgagctagctctcagcggggcttaagAGTAcggcagcgcatattttcaagtgtaaccattgaacggatcccgttaaactgccacaagagttgttcatcttgtaataaagatctcaatgaggttttgttttttttaccgtggtatcgaaattgggatcgagaatcgtgttattttacgtATTGGCAcagactactgaatttttggtatcgtgacacccctattcaggactaggtttgataaaaactcatgGAATTCCGTtaaaaattcagtataagccccaggagcacggtaaactacagcaatatgattggctgttggtgtttcttggATTGGTGTGGAAGAATAAGAACAAGATATTCAAATGAATTGTAGTTGAGatcaggtttaggattaattgatagcaATAAATCTGtgttgtaatctgagactagttcattaactataATAGCCTTTTATGaaagtgatctaatgtttaaaagacctttaaaagtcttagtttcctgcgttgttgcagaggttgtgtaaatttgtattagatttttgtgtggagttctcgctcggttattgtttaatttaaataatttaatctgacGGTGGACAGACACGCTCTC contains the following coding sequences:
- the LOC133017957 gene encoding gastrula zinc finger protein XlCGF57.1-like, translating into MLTERLAAAGEQILAGLEETLLESEERVERTELEICRQRRLLDAVMQPEVRLHRAVYPADVQQLMVIKEEVPSEEQQWSLLVDQEDPEHPNIKEEQEEPWTNQDGQQLHGLEEADIKFTLTPVAVKSEEDEEKLKSSKLHPSETKENRADSRGPEPARDSGPDGSLQPGPEDKTEDSSETEVSEDDWMETRETQAGLNTRNNKQHLNDMGCKTEKKKFSCSECGKRFNHRCSLNRHKRIHTGEKPLSCSECGKRFTERGGLKRHMRIHTGEKPFSCSECGKKCSERGSLESHMKIHTGEKPFSCAECGKRFIHRSNLNAHMRIHTGEKPFSCAECGKRCNHRSHLNAHMRIHTGERPFSCSECGKTFNHRSHLNIHMRIHTGEKPLSCSECGKRFNQRSSLNRHMKIHTGEKLFSCAECGKTFNQRSHLNKHVRIHTGEKPLSCSECGKGFTKRDDLKKHMKIHTGEKPFSCAECGKRFIHRSNLNAHMRIHTGDRPFSCSECGKRFKRRSSLNTHMRIHTGEKPFSCSECGKRFKRRSDLNRHVRIHTREKQFSSSECG